The Streptomyces sp. NBC_01775 genome includes a region encoding these proteins:
- a CDS encoding ATP-dependent Clp protease ATP-binding subunit, with amino-acid sequence MFERFTDRARRVVVLAQEEARMLNHNYIGTEHILLGLIHEGEGVAAKALESLGISLEAVRQQVEEIIGQGQQAPSGHIPFTPRAKKVLELSLREALQLGHNYIGTEHILLGLIREGEGVAAQVLVKLGADLNRVRQQVIQLLSGYSGGKEAATAGGPAEGTPSTSLVLDQFGRNLTQAARESKLDPVIGREKEIERVMQVLSRRTKNNPVLIGEPGVGKTAVVEGLAQAIVKGEVPETLKDKHLYTLDLGALVAGSRYRGDFEERLKKVLKEIRTRGDIILFIDELHTLVGAGAAEGAIDAASILKPMLARGELQTIGATTLDEYRKYLEKDAALERRFQPIQVAEPSLPHTIEILKGLRDRYEAHHRVSITDAALVGAATLADRYISDRFLPDKAIDLIDEAGSRMRIRRMTAPPDLREFDEKIANVRRDKESAIDSQDFEKAASLRDTEKQLLAQKTKREKEWKAGDMDVVAEVDEELIAEVLATATGIPVFKLTEEESSRLLRMEDELHKRVIGQEDAIKALSQAIRRTRAGLKDPKRPGGSFIFAGPSGVGKTELSKTLAEFLFGDEEALISLDMSEFSEKHTVSRLFGSPPGYVGYEEGGQLTEKVRRKPFSVVLFDEVEKAHPDIFNSLLQILEDGRLTDSQGRVVDFKNTVIIMTTNLGTRDISKGFNLGFAAQGDTKAGYDRMKAKVNDELKQHFRPEFLNRVDDTVVFHQLTQDDIIRIVDLMLAQVDERLKDRDMGIELSTDAKELLAKKGYDPVMGARPLRRTIQREVEDILSEKILFGDLRPGHIVVVDTEGEGESKTFTFRGEEKSALPDAPPVESAAGGGPNLSKEA; translated from the coding sequence ATGTTCGAGAGGTTCACCGACCGCGCGCGGCGGGTTGTCGTCCTGGCTCAGGAAGAAGCCCGGATGCTCAACCACAACTACATCGGCACCGAGCACATCCTTCTGGGCCTGATCCACGAGGGTGAGGGTGTCGCCGCTAAGGCACTGGAGAGCCTCGGGATCTCGCTTGAGGCTGTCCGCCAGCAGGTGGAGGAGATCATCGGGCAGGGCCAGCAGGCTCCGTCCGGCCACATTCCCTTCACGCCCCGTGCCAAGAAGGTGCTGGAGCTGTCGCTCCGCGAGGCACTTCAGCTCGGCCACAACTACATCGGCACCGAGCACATCCTGCTCGGGCTGATCCGCGAGGGCGAGGGCGTCGCCGCCCAGGTCCTCGTGAAGCTGGGCGCCGACCTGAACAGGGTGCGCCAGCAGGTCATCCAGCTGCTTTCTGGATACTCGGGTGGCAAGGAAGCCGCCACGGCCGGCGGACCCGCCGAGGGCACGCCGTCCACCTCGCTCGTTCTGGACCAGTTCGGCCGCAACCTGACGCAGGCCGCCCGTGAGTCCAAGCTCGACCCGGTCATCGGGCGCGAGAAGGAGATCGAGCGGGTCATGCAGGTCCTGTCCCGCCGGACGAAGAACAACCCCGTGCTCATCGGTGAGCCCGGCGTCGGCAAGACCGCCGTCGTCGAGGGGCTGGCGCAGGCCATCGTCAAGGGCGAGGTGCCCGAGACCCTCAAGGACAAGCACCTCTACACCCTGGACCTCGGCGCGCTGGTCGCCGGCTCGCGCTACCGCGGTGACTTCGAGGAGCGCCTGAAGAAGGTGCTCAAGGAGATCCGCACGCGCGGCGACATCATCCTGTTCATCGACGAGCTGCACACCCTGGTCGGCGCGGGCGCCGCCGAGGGCGCGATCGACGCGGCGAGCATCCTCAAGCCGATGCTGGCCCGCGGCGAGCTCCAGACCATCGGTGCCACGACGCTCGACGAATACCGCAAGTACCTGGAGAAGGACGCCGCTCTTGAGCGCCGCTTCCAGCCCATCCAGGTCGCGGAGCCGTCGCTGCCGCACACCATCGAGATCCTCAAGGGTCTGCGCGACCGTTACGAGGCGCACCACCGCGTCTCCATCACGGACGCCGCCCTGGTCGGCGCCGCGACGCTCGCGGACCGCTACATCTCGGACCGCTTCCTTCCGGACAAGGCCATCGACCTGATCGACGAGGCCGGCTCCCGGATGCGCATCCGCCGGATGACCGCGCCGCCGGACCTGCGCGAGTTCGACGAGAAGATCGCGAACGTGCGCCGGGACAAGGAGTCCGCGATCGACTCGCAGGACTTCGAGAAGGCCGCCTCCCTCCGGGACACCGAGAAGCAGCTTCTCGCGCAGAAGACCAAGCGCGAGAAGGAGTGGAAGGCCGGCGACATGGATGTCGTCGCCGAGGTGGACGAGGAGCTGATCGCCGAGGTCCTGGCCACGGCCACGGGCATCCCGGTCTTCAAGCTGACGGAGGAGGAGTCCTCCCGCCTGCTGCGCATGGAGGACGAGCTGCACAAGCGCGTCATCGGCCAGGAGGACGCCATCAAGGCGCTCTCCCAGGCGATCCGGCGCACCCGTGCGGGTCTGAAGGACCCCAAGCGCCCCGGTGGATCGTTCATCTTCGCCGGCCCGTCCGGTGTGGGTAAGACCGAGCTGAGCAAGACGCTGGCCGAGTTCCTGTTCGGGGACGAGGAAGCGCTCATCTCGCTCGACATGTCGGAGTTCAGCGAGAAGCACACCGTCTCGCGGCTCTTCGGCTCCCCGCCCGGATACGTCGGCTACGAGGAGGGCGGCCAGCTCACCGAGAAGGTGCGGCGCAAGCCGTTCTCCGTGGTCCTCTTCGACGAGGTCGAGAAGGCGCACCCGGACATCTTCAACTCGCTGTTGCAGATCCTGGAGGACGGTCGCCTGACCGACTCCCAGGGCCGGGTCGTCGACTTCAAGAACACGGTCATCATCATGACGACCAACCTCGGCACCCGGGACATCTCCAAGGGCTTCAACCTCGGCTTCGCCGCACAGGGCGACACCAAGGCCGGCTACGACCGGATGAAGGCCAAGGTCAACGACGAGCTGAAGCAGCACTTCCGGCCCGAGTTCCTCAACCGTGTCGACGACACGGTGGTCTTCCACCAGCTCACGCAGGACGACATCATCCGCATCGTGGACCTGATGCTCGCCCAGGTCGACGAGCGGCTGAAGGACCGGGACATGGGCATCGAGCTGAGCACCGATGCCAAGGAGCTGCTCGCGAAGAAGGGCTACGACCCCGTGATGGGTGCCCGGCCGCTGCGCCGGACCATCCAGCGCGAGGTCGAGGACATCCTCTCCGAGAAGATCCTCTTCGGCGACCTGCGGCCCGGACACATCGTGGTCGTGGACACCGAGGGGGAGGGCGAGTCGAAGACCTTCACCTTCCGGGGTGAGGAGAAGTCGGCTCTGCCGGATGCTCCGCCGGTCGAGTCCGCCGCGGGTGGCGGGCCCAACCTCTCCAAGGAAGCCTGA
- a CDS encoding histone-like nucleoid-structuring protein Lsr2, whose product MAQKVQVLLVDDLDGGEADETVTFALDGKTYEIDLTTSNADKLRSALEPYLKSGRRTGGRSARGKGGRAASGGSSSQDTAKIRAWAKEQGYEVNDRGRVPASIREAYEKANG is encoded by the coding sequence GTGGCACAGAAGGTTCAGGTTCTTCTTGTCGATGACCTCGACGGTGGCGAGGCGGACGAGACCGTGACGTTCGCGCTCGACGGGAAGACCTACGAGATCGACCTCACCACCTCTAATGCCGACAAGCTCCGGAGTGCGCTGGAGCCCTATCTCAAGAGTGGCCGCCGTACCGGTGGCAGGTCCGCCCGTGGAAAGGGCGGTCGCGCCGCTTCCGGCGGCAGCAGCAGCCAGGACACCGCGAAGATCCGCGCGTGGGCCAAGGAGCAGGGTTACGAGGTCAATGACCGGGGCCGGGTCCCCGCCAGCATTCGCGAGGCCTACGAGAAGGCCAACGGCTGA
- a CDS encoding amino-acid N-acetyltransferase, which yields MPERAPLSEVTIRRARTADVPAVRRLIDAYSRERILLDKATVTLYEDIQEFWVAERDADAEVVGCGALHIMWEDLAEVRTLAVDPVQRGTGLGHLLLEKLLRTARWIGVRRIFCLTFEVDFFTKHGFTEIGETPVDGDVYSELLRSYDEGVAEFLGLERVKPNTLGNSRMLLHL from the coding sequence ATGCCAGAACGCGCACCGCTATCCGAAGTCACCATCCGCAGGGCACGCACGGCCGATGTCCCAGCGGTGCGCCGGCTCATCGACGCGTACTCCCGCGAGCGGATCCTCCTCGACAAAGCCACAGTGACGCTTTACGAGGACATCCAGGAGTTCTGGGTGGCGGAACGGGACGCGGACGCGGAAGTCGTCGGCTGCGGAGCACTGCACATCATGTGGGAAGACCTCGCCGAGGTCAGAACACTGGCGGTCGATCCCGTCCAGCGCGGAACCGGACTCGGACATCTGCTCCTGGAGAAGCTCCTGCGGACCGCGCGCTGGATCGGTGTGCGACGCATTTTCTGCCTCACCTTCGAAGTGGACTTCTTCACCAAGCACGGCTTCACGGAGATCGGCGAGACTCCCGTCGACGGCGATGTCTACAGCGAGCTGCTGCGTTCCTATGACGAAGGAGTAGCCGAGTTCCTGGGTCTCGAACGAGTGAAGCCGAACACCTTGGGCAACAGCCGCATGCTGCTGCATCTCTGA
- a CDS encoding BlaI/MecI/CopY family transcriptional regulator, producing MPRPLGELEDAVMTRVWRWNRPVTVREVLEDLQKERTVAYTTVMTVMDNLRQKGWLRRDQEGRAYRYAAVSTRAAYSAALMNEAWSASDNPAAALVDFFGMMSPEQVEVLRDALRVVQLNGVHLDAPAEGGGGQER from the coding sequence GTGCCGAGGCCATTGGGAGAGCTGGAAGATGCCGTGATGACCCGGGTATGGCGCTGGAACCGCCCGGTCACCGTGCGGGAAGTCCTCGAAGATCTACAGAAGGAACGCACCGTCGCCTACACGACGGTGATGACCGTAATGGACAACCTGCGCCAGAAGGGCTGGCTCCGGAGGGATCAAGAAGGCCGCGCCTATAGATATGCGGCGGTCTCCACCCGTGCCGCGTACTCCGCAGCTCTGATGAACGAGGCGTGGTCGGCCAGCGACAACCCTGCCGCCGCTCTTGTGGACTTCTTCGGCATGATGTCGCCGGAACAGGTCGAGGTGCTGCGTGATGCCTTGCGTGTCGTACAACTGAACGGCGTCCATCTCGATGCCCCCGCCGAGGGGGGCGGGGGTCAGGAGCGATAG
- a CDS encoding type III pantothenate kinase, giving the protein MLLTIDVGNTHTVLGLFDGQEIVEHWRISTEARRTADELAVLLQGLMGMHPLLGEELGDNIEGIAICSTVPSVLHELREVTRRYYGDIPAVLVEPGVKTGVPILMDNPKEVGADRIINALAAVELYGGPCVVVDFGTATTFDAVSARGEYVGGVIAPGIEISVDALGVRGAQLRKIEIARPRSVIGKNTVEAMQAGIVYGFAGQVDGVVNRMAAELAADPDDVTVIATGGLAPMVLGESAVIDEHEPWLTLIGLRLVYERNVDRS; this is encoded by the coding sequence ATGCTGCTCACCATCGATGTGGGCAACACCCACACCGTGCTGGGCCTGTTCGACGGCCAGGAGATCGTCGAGCACTGGCGCATCTCCACGGAGGCCCGCCGCACGGCCGATGAACTGGCCGTGCTGCTCCAGGGGTTGATGGGCATGCACCCCCTCCTGGGCGAGGAGCTGGGCGACAACATCGAGGGCATCGCCATCTGCTCCACCGTCCCCTCCGTCCTGCACGAGCTGCGTGAGGTGACCCGCCGCTACTACGGCGACATCCCCGCCGTGCTGGTCGAGCCGGGCGTCAAGACCGGTGTGCCGATCCTGATGGACAACCCGAAAGAGGTCGGCGCCGACCGGATCATCAACGCGCTGGCCGCCGTCGAGCTGTACGGCGGCCCTTGTGTGGTCGTCGACTTCGGCACCGCCACCACCTTCGACGCGGTCTCGGCGCGCGGCGAGTACGTCGGCGGCGTCATCGCGCCCGGCATCGAGATCTCCGTGGACGCGCTGGGCGTACGCGGCGCGCAGCTGCGCAAGATCGAGATCGCCCGCCCGCGCAGCGTCATCGGCAAGAACACGGTCGAGGCCATGCAGGCGGGCATCGTCTACGGCTTCGCCGGCCAGGTCGACGGGGTCGTGAACCGGATGGCGGCCGAACTGGCGGCCGACCCCGACGACGTCACCGTCATCGCCACCGGCGGCCTGGCACCCATGGTGCTGGGGGAGTCCGCCGTCATCGACGAGCACGAGCCCTGGCTGACTCTGATCGGCCTGCGCCTGGTGTACGAGCGCAACGTCGACCGGAGCTGA
- the nadC gene encoding carboxylating nicotinate-nucleotide diphosphorylase, with protein MTDDLPLLQIGQAPQGASGGGCGDGCGCSSEEPGLDPLECGLDPDLAALLADAGLDPVHVEDIAHLAVEEDLDRGVDVTSVATVPEEAVATGDFTAREAGTVAGLRVAEAVLSVVCTDEFEVERHVLDGDRVEPGQKLLTVRTRTRDLLTAERSALNLLCRLSGIATATRAWADALEGTKAEVRDTRKTTPGLRALEKFAVRCGGGVNHRMSLSDAALIKDNHVVAAGGVAEAFALVRAEFPDLPIEVEVDRLDQIPPVLDQGADLILLDNFTPGLTAEAVTLVAGRARLESSGRLTLANAAEYAATGVDFLSVGGLTHSSPILDIGLDLREESV; from the coding sequence GTGACCGACGACCTCCCTCTCCTCCAGATCGGCCAGGCCCCCCAGGGCGCCTCGGGCGGTGGCTGCGGCGACGGCTGCGGCTGCTCGTCGGAGGAGCCCGGCCTCGACCCGCTGGAGTGCGGCCTCGACCCCGACCTGGCGGCGCTCCTGGCCGACGCCGGGCTCGACCCCGTACACGTCGAGGACATCGCACACCTGGCCGTCGAGGAGGACCTGGACCGGGGGGTGGACGTCACCAGCGTCGCCACCGTCCCCGAAGAGGCCGTCGCCACGGGCGACTTCACCGCCCGGGAGGCGGGCACGGTGGCCGGGCTGCGGGTCGCCGAGGCGGTGCTGTCCGTCGTGTGCACCGACGAGTTCGAGGTCGAACGGCACGTCCTGGACGGCGACCGCGTGGAGCCGGGCCAGAAGCTGCTGACCGTCCGCACCCGCACCCGCGACCTGCTCACGGCCGAGCGCAGCGCGCTCAACCTGCTGTGCCGCCTGTCGGGCATCGCGACCGCGACGCGCGCCTGGGCGGACGCGCTGGAGGGCACGAAGGCCGAGGTGCGCGACACCCGCAAGACCACTCCGGGACTGCGCGCGCTGGAGAAGTTCGCGGTGCGCTGCGGCGGCGGGGTCAACCACCGGATGTCGCTGTCGGACGCCGCGCTCATCAAGGACAACCACGTGGTGGCCGCAGGCGGCGTGGCCGAGGCGTTCGCCCTCGTCCGGGCCGAATTCCCGGACCTGCCCATCGAGGTGGAGGTCGACCGGCTCGACCAGATCCCGCCGGTCCTCGACCAGGGCGCGGATCTGATCCTGCTCGACAACTTCACCCCGGGGCTCACCGCAGAGGCGGTCACGCTCGTCGCGGGCCGCGCGCGGCTGGAGTCCTCGGGGCGCCTCACCCTGGCGAACGCGGCCGAATACGCCGCAACCGGCGTCGACTTCCTGTCCGTCGGCGGGCTGACCCACTCCTCCCCGATCCTGGACATCGGCCTGGATCTGCGAGAGGAGTCCGTCTGA
- a CDS encoding L-aspartate oxidase — translation MSPGPATGSSVGSGAGPGGSVGPLAAPAPGWTVEADVVVVGSGVAGLTAALRCAASGARTVVVTKARLDDGSTRWAQGGIAAALGEGDSPAQHRDDTLEAGAGLCDEAAVHTLVTEGPDAVRRLIRAGATFDTSATTGDIALTREGGHHRSRIAHAGGDATGAEISRALVAAVRERGIRTVENALVLDLLKDGEGRTAGVTLHVMGEGQHDGVGAVHAPAVVLATGGMGQVFAATTNPAVSTGDGVALALRAGAEVSDLEFVQFHPTVLYLGPDAEGQQPLISEAVRGEGAHLVDAAGVRFMAGRHPLAELAPRDIVAKGIMSRAAEQGTDHMFLDGRHFGAAMWETRFPTILAACRAHGIDPVTEPIPVAPAAHYASGGVRTDLHGRTTVPGLYACGEVACTGVHGANRLASNSLLEGLVFAERIAEQLQPLPRNAEPNLEPVLPAAGGRPGALLPAGARTEIQRIMTNGAGVLRSQRSLATAAAQLAALAAAPAGKPAEPGVETWETTNLHLVAQVLVEAAALRQETRGCHWREDHPDRDDTTWRRHLIVGRAPDAPLTVRTTQTTAFPSTASGPESPQAVPPKEQQQ, via the coding sequence ATGAGCCCCGGCCCCGCGACGGGCTCCAGCGTCGGATCCGGTGCCGGACCAGGCGGCTCCGTGGGACCCCTGGCGGCGCCCGCGCCCGGCTGGACCGTCGAGGCCGACGTCGTCGTCGTGGGCTCCGGCGTGGCCGGTCTCACCGCCGCGCTGCGCTGTGCCGCCTCCGGAGCCCGCACCGTCGTGGTGACCAAGGCGCGCCTGGACGACGGCTCCACGCGCTGGGCGCAAGGCGGCATAGCCGCGGCCCTCGGCGAGGGCGACAGCCCCGCACAGCACCGCGACGACACCCTGGAGGCGGGCGCCGGGCTGTGCGACGAGGCCGCCGTCCACACCCTGGTCACCGAGGGCCCCGACGCCGTACGGCGCCTCATCCGCGCGGGCGCCACCTTCGACACCTCCGCCACCACCGGGGACATCGCGCTCACCCGCGAGGGCGGCCACCACCGCAGCCGTATCGCCCACGCGGGCGGCGACGCGACCGGTGCCGAGATCTCCCGCGCGCTGGTGGCCGCCGTACGCGAGCGGGGCATCCGCACCGTCGAGAACGCCCTCGTCCTCGACCTCCTCAAGGACGGCGAGGGCCGCACGGCCGGAGTGACCCTGCACGTCATGGGCGAGGGCCAGCACGACGGCGTCGGCGCCGTCCACGCCCCGGCCGTGGTGCTGGCCACCGGCGGCATGGGACAGGTGTTCGCCGCGACGACGAACCCCGCCGTCTCCACCGGCGACGGCGTCGCCCTCGCGCTGCGCGCCGGGGCCGAGGTCTCCGACCTGGAGTTCGTCCAGTTCCACCCCACGGTGCTCTACCTGGGCCCGGACGCCGAGGGCCAGCAGCCGCTGATCTCCGAGGCGGTGCGCGGCGAGGGCGCACACCTGGTCGACGCGGCGGGCGTGCGCTTCATGGCGGGCCGCCACCCCCTCGCCGAGCTGGCGCCCCGCGACATCGTCGCCAAGGGGATCATGAGCCGGGCCGCCGAGCAGGGCACCGACCACATGTTCCTGGACGGCCGCCACTTCGGCGCCGCCATGTGGGAGACCCGTTTCCCCACGATCCTCGCCGCGTGCCGCGCGCACGGCATCGATCCGGTCACCGAGCCGATTCCGGTCGCCCCCGCCGCGCACTACGCCAGCGGCGGGGTCCGCACCGACCTGCACGGCCGCACCACCGTGCCCGGCCTCTACGCCTGTGGCGAGGTCGCCTGCACGGGAGTCCACGGCGCCAACCGTCTCGCCTCCAACAGCCTCCTGGAGGGCCTGGTCTTCGCGGAACGGATCGCCGAGCAGCTCCAGCCCCTCCCGCGGAACGCGGAACCGAACCTGGAGCCGGTTCTTCCGGCAGCCGGCGGACGGCCGGGCGCTCTCCTCCCCGCCGGGGCCCGCACCGAGATCCAGCGCATCATGACGAACGGAGCCGGAGTGCTCCGTTCACAGCGCTCCCTCGCCACCGCCGCCGCACAACTGGCCGCTCTCGCCGCGGCGCCGGCCGGCAAACCCGCCGAGCCGGGCGTCGAGACCTGGGAGACCACCAACCTCCATCTGGTCGCCCAGGTCCTGGTCGAAGCCGCGGCACTACGCCAGGAGACGCGCGGCTGCCACTGGCGCGAGGACCACCCCGACCGCGACGACACCACCTGGCGCCGTCACCTGATCGTCGGCCGCGCGCCCGACGCACCCCTCACCGTCCGTACGACCCAGACGACCGCCTTCCCCTCCACGGCCTCCGGCCCGGAGAGCCCCCAGGCCGTCCCGCCCAAGGAGCAGCAACAGTGA
- the panC gene encoding pantoate--beta-alanine ligase, with amino-acid sequence MTPATPQVVATAAGLRALPHTGERAVVMTMGALHEGHAALVRAARERVGPGGQVVVTVFVNPLQFGAGEDLDRYPRTLEADLLVAGKEGADVIFAPSGDEVYPGGEPQVRVAAGPMGTVLEGAVRPGHFDGVLTVVAKMLHLTAPDVAFFGQKDAQQLALVRRMVRDLNFPTEIVAVPTVREDDGLALSSRNRYLSPREREDGLALSRALAAGERAADRGPAATLHAARAVLEEAGGLDVDYAALVDPASFTAIEGETWEGEAVLAVAARAGTTRLIDNVPLRFPATGSPR; translated from the coding sequence ATGACACCCGCGACACCACAGGTCGTCGCCACCGCGGCGGGGCTGCGCGCCCTCCCGCACACCGGTGAGCGCGCCGTCGTCATGACGATGGGCGCCCTGCACGAGGGCCACGCCGCCCTCGTCCGCGCGGCACGGGAGCGGGTGGGGCCCGGCGGGCAGGTCGTCGTCACCGTCTTCGTCAACCCTCTCCAGTTCGGCGCCGGAGAGGACCTGGACCGCTATCCGCGCACCCTGGAGGCCGACCTCCTCGTCGCGGGCAAGGAGGGCGCCGATGTGATCTTCGCGCCGTCCGGCGACGAGGTCTACCCGGGCGGCGAGCCCCAGGTGCGGGTCGCGGCGGGGCCGATGGGCACGGTGCTGGAGGGCGCCGTGCGGCCGGGGCACTTCGACGGGGTGCTGACCGTCGTGGCCAAGATGCTCCATCTCACGGCGCCCGACGTGGCGTTCTTCGGTCAGAAGGACGCTCAGCAGCTTGCGCTCGTACGCCGGATGGTGCGCGATCTGAACTTCCCCACCGAGATCGTCGCCGTCCCCACCGTCCGCGAGGACGACGGCCTCGCCCTCTCGAGCCGTAACCGCTACCTCTCCCCGCGCGAGCGCGAAGACGGGCTGGCGCTCTCCCGTGCGCTGGCCGCGGGCGAACGCGCGGCCGACCGCGGCCCGGCCGCCACGCTGCACGCGGCCCGCGCGGTGCTGGAGGAGGCCGGCGGGCTGGACGTGGACTACGCGGCACTCGTGGACCCCGCGAGCTTCACCGCGATCGAGGGTGAGACCTGGGAGGGCGAGGCGGTCCTGGCCGTCGCGGCCCGTGCGGGCACCACTCGGCTGATCGACAACGTCCCCCTCCGCTTCCCGGCCACGGGATCCCCGCGATGA
- a CDS encoding Rossmann-like and DUF2520 domain-containing protein: MNAHHPSPADGPGPFPHGPGPSATGSGPAPDPSGAARAEDRPARLSVGVVGTGRVGPALAAALRLAGHRPVAASGVSDASRRRAAELLPDVPLVDPAEVLARSELVLLTVPDDALPGLVSGLAQTGAVRPGQLLVHTSGRFGAGVLQPALRAGALPLALHPAMTFTGTPVDVQRLAGCSFGVTAPEELRLAAEALVIEMGGEPEWVAEESRPLYHAALAIGANHLVTLVTQSMDLLRASGVQAPDRMLGPLLGAALDNALRSGDSALTGPVARGDAGTVAAHVTELRKHAPQTVAGYLAMARATADRALAHGLLKPELAEDLLDVLAAGTPKEGRPPKGSPPPQDDGPRPHSEGDGRGDGKGDSDGEGTGGEETDS, from the coding sequence GTGAACGCACACCACCCCTCTCCGGCGGACGGGCCGGGCCCGTTTCCGCACGGGCCCGGCCCGTCCGCGACCGGATCCGGCCCGGCGCCCGACCCCTCGGGCGCCGCGCGGGCCGAGGACCGCCCCGCGCGGCTCTCGGTCGGCGTCGTCGGCACCGGCAGGGTCGGACCCGCGCTGGCCGCGGCCCTGCGACTGGCCGGACACCGCCCCGTCGCGGCCTCCGGCGTCTCGGACGCCTCGCGGCGCAGAGCCGCCGAGCTCCTCCCGGACGTCCCCCTCGTGGACCCGGCCGAGGTGCTGGCCCGCTCCGAGCTGGTGTTGCTGACCGTGCCCGACGACGCGCTGCCCGGCCTGGTGTCCGGGCTGGCGCAGACCGGGGCCGTCCGGCCGGGACAGCTGCTGGTGCACACCTCGGGCCGCTTCGGCGCCGGCGTCCTCCAGCCCGCGCTGCGCGCCGGAGCGCTGCCGCTCGCGCTGCACCCGGCGATGACCTTCACCGGGACCCCCGTCGACGTCCAGCGCCTGGCGGGCTGCTCGTTCGGGGTCACCGCGCCGGAGGAGCTGCGGCTCGCGGCCGAGGCGCTGGTCATCGAGATGGGCGGGGAGCCCGAGTGGGTCGCGGAGGAGTCCCGTCCGCTCTATCACGCGGCTCTCGCCATCGGCGCCAACCACCTGGTCACGCTGGTGACCCAGTCCATGGACCTGTTGCGCGCCTCCGGCGTGCAGGCGCCCGACCGGATGCTCGGCCCGCTCCTGGGCGCCGCCCTGGACAACGCGCTGCGCTCGGGCGACTCGGCGCTGACAGGGCCGGTCGCCAGGGGCGACGCGGGCACGGTGGCCGCACACGTGACCGAGCTGCGCAAGCACGCCCCGCAGACCGTCGCCGGATACCTCGCGATGGCCCGCGCGACCGCCGACCGGGCGCTGGCACACGGTCTCCTCAAACCCGAACTGGCCGAGGACCTGCTCGACGTACTCGCGGCCGGCACCCCCAAGGAGGGCCGGCCGCCCAAGGGAAGCCCGCCTCCCCAGGACGACGGCCCGCGCCCGCACAGCGAAGGCGACGGCAGGGGCGACGGCAAGGGCGACAGCGACGGCGAGGGGACCGGCGGCGAGGAGACGGACTCATGA